The Phalacrocorax aristotelis unplaced genomic scaffold, bGulAri2.1 scaffold_318, whole genome shotgun sequence genomic sequence ggtctggagcacaagtgtgctggggggcggctgagggagctgggggggtttagcctggagaagagggggctgaggggagcccttctcgctctctgcagctgcctgagaggggctggagtgaggggggggtcggtctctgctcccaagtcaccagtgacaggacgagagggaacggcctcgagctgcgtcagggcaggtttaggttgggtgtgaggggaaatgtctcccctgccagagcggtcagggagtggcacaggctgccccgagaggtggggGAGccgccatccctgggggggtcaGACACCGCGCAGACGTGGCCCCTGGGGAcgtgggttggggggggggggggttgggctGGGGCTGGATTTGATGGTCCTCGAGGTCTTTGGCGACAACCCCCTCCTCTTACCCCTTGTGCGCCACTTCGAACTTGATGCCCTTGGTCTGAAGGACGCGCCTGAGCCCGCGGTGCCCCCGGTTCATGTAGAGCTTGAactgctccttgaactctgccGGGGAGCAGGACGGCACCAAAACCATGGCACCAAGCAGCAGGAGCGGCGCGGAGCCCCCGGCGAGACGGGGACGGGGAGCAGAGCCGCGTTAGTGACCCCCCGCCCCGTCACGCTAACGACCCTCAGCCCGAagccttccccccctccccgcctctCCGGAAGGGCCAAACGGGGCATTTACCAGGAGAATCGGTGTTTTTGATGACGCTGGTCTTGTCTTTCTGAGCTTCCTCCTGCCGAGGCGAAGGCGGGAGGTGAGGGCCGAGCCGCCCGGGCGGGgagcgcggggcggcggggccaaCTTACGGCGTTGGGGTACGGGAACTCGAAGCGCACAAAGGCGTCCAGGTCGTTGGGAGCCACCCCTGCGAGGCGGACATGGCGTGAGCACCGCGCCGGCAAGGCCGACCCCTCAATGGGTCGCTGCGGCCCCAGAGCTGTGCCAGCGCCGGCCAACAGGTTGCAGGCTGCCGCGAGCCCCCCGCGCTCCCCAACCCGCTCCCCCGTCACCTGGCGGCGCCGGGAGGTTGATGCCCTTCACTATCGACAGCACCATGTCGTTGCTGTTCAGCTCCGGAAAGATCCTGCAGGCGAAGAGAGCGGGAGAATCCGTCAGCGCCCGCCCAACCCTCCTCATCCTCGCCACCCGCGCCCAGCCAGCACCCCCCTACTTGACGACGCTGAAGGTTCGCTGCTCATAGTGGTACTTGGGCAGGGGGAAGCCCCGGGCGTGAGCCTGCTTCAGGATCTCCATGTTCTGCTTGCAGTCCTCTGCCATCTTCTCGAACCTGCCggggagagcggctctgcttCAGCCCACAGCCTCATCTTCCTCGGCACCGCTGCGAGGAAGGCGCCTCCCCCCGCGGTGAAACCCTGCCCGCGCCGCCCCGGTGGACCAACGCCCGGACTCACTTGGTCGTCTCCGCGATGTTCCCCAGGTGAGTGAACTGCTTGGAGTAACTCACGCACATCTGGGAGGGAGACGGGGGAGCGGGAAGGTTTCTGCGTCCCGGCAGCCTCCCGGCACGGGCGGCCGCAGAGCAGCGGAGCTCACCGGGTCGCCGCGGCCGCCCCGACGCCGCAGCCGCCCAGCCCAGCGCTCCCCAGACACGCGGGTGCTGGGTCTTCGAGGCCCAGAGGCGTCACCCCCTTCCCGAGTGTCCCGCTCCAGCCTGGAGGTTTCTTCTCCAGCAGAAAACTCTGCTTCAGTCTAAGCTCGGCCTGGATTCAGGCTGAGATTTAAAGCTGCAGCTTCTCACCCCAGATTTAGGCTGAGAATTAAAAGCTGCAGCTTCTCACCCCAGATTTAGGCTGAGAATTAAAAGCTGCAGCTTCTCACCCCAGATTTAGGCTGAGAATTAAAAGCCACTGCTTCTCACCCTGGATTCAGGCTGAGATTTAAAAGCCACTGCTTCTCACCCCGAGATTAAAAGCCACTGCTTCTCACCCCGGATTTAGGCTGAGATTAAAAACTGCAACTTCTCACCCCGGATTTAGGCTGAGATTAAGAGCTGCAGCTTCTCACCCTGAGATTAAGAGCTGCAGCTTCTCACCCCATCCCTGGCGAGGGAAGCAGcttgtttccttcctcctcaccgtccttccttcctcactGCAGGTGAGGAAGACTCCCCCAGGTTCCCCTCCTTCGCCCGTCGCGTCCCGCCCGCCTCGTTCTCCGTCTCGCCCCACACGTGGCCGAAATAACGCTGTTTTCTGGCGCTGCTACCTCATGCTGCTGCCTGATCAGCTTCACCAGCTCCAGGTACTGGCTGGCTGCCTCGGGGGAGATGGGCACCCCCCGCCGCTGCACGAGCACAAAGTCCTCCTTGTTCACGGGGGCTTCGGGGACCTGCGGCGGGGGGACGGGAGCAGACCCGTCACGCGGAGACGCCCGGCGCCCGGCCCCCGCGAAGCTAAACCgattcccccccccgcccccgacCTTGGTGATATCGACGGGGAGGCCGTTCTGCGAGGCCTCGATCATGGGGTCCAGCCCTTTGGCCTGGCGCAGGAAGAGCTTGGCCCCCTCGATGTCGTTCTTCTGCTTGGCGCGGAGGGCGGCCTGCATCAGCTGCTTCCTCCGGCCCTCCAGGAacgccagctgctgctgggctgcggAGAAAGAGGGGGGCTCAGCACCGCGgcggggctgccggggccgggggctcgCCGCACGCTGGCCCCCTCGCCCCGTGGCGCGTTCGGGCTCGGCGAGGACGGAGCGTCGGCGGAGGCCGGTACCTTTCCCCGCGGTTTTGGGGGCCGGTTTGGCCGCGGCGGAGGAATTCGGGGCGCCCGCGGAGGAGGCTcggggaggcggcggcagcTGCTTGGGCTGGGAGGTGGCGGCAGCTCTGGCTGCGGCAGGGCGGGCAGAGGGCTGTGCCGGGAGCAGAAGGGACGGCGTCAGAGGGGGGCGGCACGGTTTGGGCTCCTAAGGCGGCGGGGGGAGTCGGACGGGGGGGTCCCaagccccccaaaaccccccaccTTTGCCTCCTCGgcaccttcctcttcctcctcctcgtgGTCCTCCTGCCCGGCCAGCTTCATGGCCGTTTCCAGCACTCCGGCGATGCTCTGGTCTCTGGGCGGCATCTCCGTGCCCTGGATGGGCTGGAAGCCTGGCCGAGGGGGTGCGAAGGGGGAAAGGCTGGGCAGCACCGACGGGGGGGGCCCGAACCTTCCTCCCCGCGGCACGCCGGCTTTGGGAAACAGCCCCGAGAAGCTCTCGCCGCGAAAGGGACGGGGAAAATACCTGGCGGAACGGGCAACTCTGAGAAATCCACCGTTTTGCCCGCTTTGTGCGCCCGGATGGCGTCCTGGTATTGCTGGAAGGGGAAGCGGAGGTGAGCGGGGCCGCGGCAGCGCCGGCAGCACCGTGGTGGCACCGGCAGCACCACGGCGGCACCGGCAGCACCGCGGCTCCCGCACCTTGACGATGCGCTCGTGCATCCGGGCCTTGCGGTCGTCACCCTTGCTCTTGGCCTGCGCCGCCGCCGTCTTGTAGCGCTCCATCCTCTGCTGCAGAGCCTCCAGCGCGTCCCGGGGAGCCGGGGGGACGTCTGCTGGGGGGGAGAGCGGGAGAAAAGCTTCACTCGTCTTTTCCTTTCAACTTCCCTTTCCCTGGAGAGCGATTTGGGGTTAAAATTCAGCCGTTGGGGTGCCTACCTGCCGCGGGAGACGCCGGTTTAGCTTCTGGCACAGGCGCCGTGGCGGCAGACGGTGGCTGGCTGGGCGACAGCAGCTCCTTCGGCAGCTGGTCTGCGGGGAGGAGGCGGCGATGGGCGCCCGCAGACACGTGGCGAGGCGACTGCCGCGCCCGGGACGAGCAGAACCGCCACGCCGCCTTTCTCGTGCCTCCGGAAAGGGGGTGCGAACGCCCCGCACCGCGCCCCGGGGACGGCTCGGCCCTTACCGGGAGGTGGCGGCACGCTGCTCAGCTCCACCGGCCGGCCCTTCCCCGCCGCTTCGAGCAGGGCGTCAAAGCTCTGAAAAGTcaggagaaaaggggaaaaccttgctgtttttctgcattgAGCTCCGCGCCCACGGCCCCAGCCCACCCGTCCGCCCCTTGTTTTACTACAGAAACCGCAAAAAGGGGGAGATTCGCATCAATATTTACCAGGGAGGGAAATCCAGGCCCCTCCGGCCGCCCGGAGCCGTACCTTTGCGAGCCGGTAGTGCTTGGCGGCCGTCTCCAGGTCTCCGCGCTGCTTGGCGTGCAGCGCTGCCAGCTTGTACTCCCGCTGCCGGTCCCGCAGCAGGGCCTCGGCgccggcagagcctgggggagcggggaggagaGCGGCGTTGCCGGTTTCCCCCCATCAGCGGCCGGGTACGGCCATCTCCGGAGCGAGAGAATGAACCAAACCCTTGCCTGGGTGGGAAGACGGCGAAGGAGGAGCTGGTTTCGTGTCCGGAGGGCTGACGGGCAGGACCTGGGGCTTCGGGAGGAcggggggcggctgcgggggtggctgcggggagccggggggggcggcgggcatCAGGGatgccggggc encodes the following:
- the CC2D1A gene encoding coiled-coil and C2 domain-containing protein 1A isoform X4, giving the protein MSRARRPPLQPGRGAAIARQMGLLVDLSPEGPAGDDAGDDAAELEAELLALVGGRAAPGERPKGKTPLPMEAIERMAALCMKDEEEEGDDDEELEDEDDLMAELQEVLGEEEGSGDTPAPPAKVPEAPPEPGGIESTLAERVAMYRTAIASARQAGDGSRVRRYERGLKMLENMLVSVKKGKKIDEEEIPPPVALGKGVSPPPPAPASLMPAAPPGSPQPPPQPPPVLPKPQVLPVSPPDTKPAPPSPSSHPGSAGAEALLRDRQREYKLAALHAKQRGDLETAAKHYRLAKSFDALLEAAGKGRPVELSSVPPPPDQLPKELLSPSQPPSAATAPVPEAKPASPAAAFLPLSPPADVPPAPRDALEALQQRMERYKTAAAQAKSKGDDRKARMHERIVKQYQDAIRAHKAGKTVDFSELPVPPGFQPIQGTEMPPRDQSIAGVLETAMKLAGQEDHEEEEEEGAEEAKPSARPAAARAAATSQPKQLPPPPRASSAGAPNSSAAAKPAPKTAGKAQQQLAFLEGRRKQLMQAALRAKQKNDIEGAKLFLRQAKGLDPMIEASQNGLPVDITKVPEAPVNKEDFVLVQRRGVPISPEAASQYLELVKLIRQQHEMCVSYSKQFTHLGNIAETTKFEKMAEDCKQNMEILKQAHARGFPLPKYHYEQRTFSVVKIFPELNSNDMVLSIVKGINLPAPPGVAPNDLDAFVRFEFPYPNAEEAQKDKTSVIKNTDSPEFKEQFKLYMNRGHRGLRRVLQTKGIKFEVAHKG
- the CC2D1A gene encoding coiled-coil and C2 domain-containing protein 1A isoform X1, whose translation is MKLAPVRNGVMSRARRPPLQPGRGAAIARQMGLLVDLSPEGPAGDDAGDDAAELEAELLALVGGRAAPGERPKGKTPLPMEAIERMAALCMKDEEEEGDDDEELEDEDDLMAELQEVLGEEEGSGDTPAPPAKVPEAPPEPGGIESTLAERVAMYRTAIASARQAGDGSRVRRYERGLKMLENMLVSVKKGKKIDEEEIPPPVALGKGVSPPPPAPASLMPAAPPGSPQPPPQPPPVLPKPQVLPVSPPDTKPAPPSPSSHPGSAGAEALLRDRQREYKLAALHAKQRGDLETAAKHYRLAKSFDALLEAAGKGRPVELSSVPPPPDQLPKELLSPSQPPSAATAPVPEAKPASPAAAFLPLSPPADVPPAPRDALEALQQRMERYKTAAAQAKSKGDDRKARMHERIVKQYQDAIRAHKAGKTVDFSELPVPPGFQPIQGTEMPPRDQSIAGVLETAMKLAGQEDHEEEEEEGAEEAKPSARPAAARAAATSQPKQLPPPPRASSAGAPNSSAAAKPAPKTAGKAQQQLAFLEGRRKQLMQAALRAKQKNDIEGAKLFLRQAKGLDPMIEASQNGLPVDITKVPEAPVNKEDFVLVQRRGVPISPEAASQYLELVKLIRQQHEMCVSYSKQFTHLGNIAETTKFEKMAEDCKQNMEILKQAHARGFPLPKYHYEQRTFSVVKIFPELNSNDMVLSIVKGINLPAPPGVAPNDLDAFVRFEFPYPNAEEAQKDKTSVIKNTDSPEFKEQFKLYMNRGHRGLRRVLQTKGIKFEVAHKG
- the CC2D1A gene encoding coiled-coil and C2 domain-containing protein 1A isoform X2; the protein is MKLAPVRNGVMSRARRPPLQPGRGAAIARQMGLLVDLSPEGPAGDDAGDDAAELEAELLALVGGRAAPGERPKGKTPLPMEAIERMAALCMKDEEEEGDDDEELEDEDDLMAELQEVLGEEEGSGDTPAPPAKVPEAPPEPGGIESTLAERVAMYRTAIASARQAGDGSRVRRYERGLKMLENMLVSVKKGKKIDEEEIPPPVALGKGVSPPPPAPASLMPAAPPGSPQPPPQPPPVLPKPQVLPVSPPDTKPAPPSPSSHPGSAGAEALLRDRQREYKLAALHAKQRGDLETAAKHYRLAKSFDALLEAAGKGRPVELSSVPPPPDQLPKELLSPSQPPSAATAPVPEAKPASPAAADVPPAPRDALEALQQRMERYKTAAAQAKSKGDDRKARMHERIVKQYQDAIRAHKAGKTVDFSELPVPPGFQPIQGTEMPPRDQSIAGVLETAMKLAGQEDHEEEEEEGAEEAKPSARPAAARAAATSQPKQLPPPPRASSAGAPNSSAAAKPAPKTAGKAQQQLAFLEGRRKQLMQAALRAKQKNDIEGAKLFLRQAKGLDPMIEASQNGLPVDITKVPEAPVNKEDFVLVQRRGVPISPEAASQYLELVKLIRQQHEMCVSYSKQFTHLGNIAETTKFEKMAEDCKQNMEILKQAHARGFPLPKYHYEQRTFSVVKIFPELNSNDMVLSIVKGINLPAPPGVAPNDLDAFVRFEFPYPNAEEAQKDKTSVIKNTDSPEFKEQFKLYMNRGHRGLRRVLQTKGIKFEVAHKG
- the CC2D1A gene encoding coiled-coil and C2 domain-containing protein 1A isoform X3 is translated as MKLAPVRNGVMSRARRPPLQPGRGAAIARQMGLLVDLSPEGPAGDDAGDDAAELEAELLALVGGRAAPGERPKGKTPLPMEAIERMAALCMKDEEEEGDDDEELEDEDDLMAELQEVLGEEEGSGDTPAPPAKVPEAPPEPGGIESTLAERVAMYRTAIASARQAGDGSRVRRYERGLKMLENMLVSVKKGKKIDEEEIPPPVALGKGVSPPPPAPASLMPAAPPGSPQPPPQPPPVLPKPQVLPVSPPDTKPAPPSPSSHPGSAGAEALLRDRQREYKLAALHAKQRGDLETAAKHYRLAKSFDALLEAAGKGRPVELSSVPPPPDQLPKELLSPSQPPSAATAPVPEAKPASPAADVPPAPRDALEALQQRMERYKTAAAQAKSKGDDRKARMHERIVKQYQDAIRAHKAGKTVDFSELPVPPGFQPIQGTEMPPRDQSIAGVLETAMKLAGQEDHEEEEEEGAEEAKPSARPAAARAAATSQPKQLPPPPRASSAGAPNSSAAAKPAPKTAGKAQQQLAFLEGRRKQLMQAALRAKQKNDIEGAKLFLRQAKGLDPMIEASQNGLPVDITKVPEAPVNKEDFVLVQRRGVPISPEAASQYLELVKLIRQQHEMCVSYSKQFTHLGNIAETTKFEKMAEDCKQNMEILKQAHARGFPLPKYHYEQRTFSVVKIFPELNSNDMVLSIVKGINLPAPPGVAPNDLDAFVRFEFPYPNAEEAQKDKTSVIKNTDSPEFKEQFKLYMNRGHRGLRRVLQTKGIKFEVAHKG